The following proteins are encoded in a genomic region of Ornithodoros turicata isolate Travis chromosome 6, ASM3712646v1, whole genome shotgun sequence:
- the LOC135398460 gene encoding uncharacterized protein LOC135398460 translates to MTYHVSHLITVPATIEGINIDAILDTGAAVNIASGEFARRSGQPIRPATSAVRGVNGELASSEGVVELAVNIGPVHVQATFVVLTGCPYDILCGLPFCTDSNLVLDFPNNAVFLQGHFFPLRLDDDISPPLGDKEPIRAHCTRQTKVPPHSEVLLEVSIAMNGTFVVEPEIKLKDTPQPVVARTLTNVSCNRGFVRIANPSPSALTIARGATIGRTTPLQEVEISTSHAKRSHGRLQDVEISDNVPAEEKEAIRALLQQYSHLFSTDESPVGLTHVIEHEIETGNARPIHQNPYRKAVFERQVIEEQVNEMLRKGVIRESSSPWSSPVVLVRKRDASWRFCVDFRRLNAVTKKDVHPVEEVEFLYMSPDRRCWYATERR, encoded by the coding sequence ATGACCTATCATGTGTCACACCTTATCACCGTGCCAGCCACCATCGAAGGCATCAACATTGACGCCATCTTGGACACTGGGGCCGCTGTAAATATAGCATCCGGTGAATTCGCACGCCGTTCAGGACAACCTATACGACCAGCAACGTCGGCAGTGCGCGGTGTTAATGGTGAACTGGCAAGCAGTGAGGGAGTGGTGGAACTTGCGGTGAACATAGGGCCCGTACACGTGCAGGCTACGTTTGTTGTGCTCACAGGCTGCCCATACGACATTTTATGTGGACTACCTTTTTGCACGGACTCGAATTTGGTGCTGGACTTTCCAAATAATGCAGTTTTTCTACAAGGACATTTTTTCCCGCTTCGCCTGGATGATGATATCTCCCCGCCGTTGGGGGACAAGGAACCCATCCGCGCGCACTGTACACGACAAACGAAGGTACCACCCCACTCCGAGGTCCTCCTCGAAGTTTCTATAGCCATGAATGGGACATTCGTTGTTGAACCTGAAATAAAGCTTAAGGACACGCCCCAGCCTGTTGTAGCCCGCACACTAACCAACGTGTCATGTAACAGGGGATTCGTTCGCATTGCAAACCCGTCGCCGTCCGCGCTTACGATTGCACGAGGTGCCACAATTGGTAGAACCACGCCCCTGCAGGAAGTAGAGATCAGCACGTCACACGCCAAGAGGTCACATGGCCGCCTACAAGACGTTGAGATCAGCGACAATGTCCCAGCAGAAGAGAAAGAGGCCATCCGAGCGTTACTACAGCAATACAGCCACCTCTTCTCCACCGACGAGAGCCCAGTGGGATTGACTCATGTGATCGAGCACGAGATCGAAACGGGCAACGCCAGGCCAATTCATCAGAATCCCTACAGAAAGGCAGTATTCGAACGTCAGGTGATCGAGGAACAAGTCAACGAAATGCTGCGGAAGGGCGTGATACGAGAGTCGTCGAGCCCGTGGTCTTCACCGGTAGTGCTTGTTCGCAAGCGTGATGCCTCCTGGCGATTCTGTGTTGACTTTAGGCGCCTGAATGCTGTGACCAAAAAGGACGTTCaccctgtagaggaggtggagttcctctacatgagccccgaccggcgatgctggtatgccacggagaggcggtga